In the Deltaproteobacteria bacterium genome, CGCCTGTACTTTGGCTTGAACGACAAGGACTTGGGCAACAACCAAGGCCACTATCTCGCCAAAATCACTGTGAAATAAGGGATTCTTCAATGCTCGCCGTTATCCAGCGGGTCACTGCCGCTGAGGTTCGGATAGACGACAAGATAGTGGGGCAGATTGGTCCTGGCCTCCTGGTCCTTTTGGGGGTCTCCCGTTCGGATGATGAGAAAGACGCCGATTACCTGTCGGATAAAATCGTTCACTTGCGGATCTTGGAAGATGAGGAAGGCAAGATGAATCGTTCCCTTATTGAGACAGGTGGCGAAATAATGGTTGTTTCTCAATTTACGTTGCTGGGTGACTGCCGCAAGGGTCGCCGGCCATCGTTTGTTGAGGCAGCGCCCGCGAAGACGGCCGAAGGACTTTATAAGTACTTCGTAGGCCAGTTGAAATCAAAAGGCACACCCGTTGCCACAGGACGGTTTCAGGCGAAGATGGCGGTCTCTTTGGTCAATAACTGACCTGTGACACTCATTCTTGAAAGCAAATAACGCAAAGCATGATCTATGATGAACAACAAGGGGCTGAGGGTCGGGCTGTGGGCAGTTATTCTGCTGCTTGCTGCAACAACTTGGGTTAGGTGTGTACCCAGGGGGAAGTTGTATGGCGTCAAGAAAAACACGATTTCCCTTGAAAAGCCCCGCACACTGGCCCTCCTGAAATTCTATGGGCCGGACGGAGCCGCGGTACGGAGGCGCATTTGCGATAGGCTTGCCGGGGTTCAACATTTGAGACCCATCGATTGCTTTCAGTATCCTGACGTGGAGGGAGTAACGTTTGACAAGCTGGGTGATCCCGATTCCACGGCTTCGCTTGAGGCCCTGGAGGCCGACGGTGCGATAACGGGCCGCGTCATTGCTTTCGTCCAGGACAACCCGGGCGCCGACCAGGTGGAGGTGAAGGAAGGGACAGGTCATTACAAGAAGAAAAAGAACATCGATGGCCAGTGGGTTGATGTGGAAATCAAAAGGGTTCTTATCAGGCCCCTGCCTCATGTTGTTCGAAAGGCCTCTCTCACCATGGAGTACAAGGTGTTAGATCTCAATGCCAAGGGGATCATCGCCACGGGCAAGTTCACAGAAAGCTGTGAAGAGAAGTTTGGTGGTTGCAAGGAGTATGTTTCTATGGGCCACAGGTTGAGCGATCTTCCGGCTCCAAGCGTCACCGTGGAAAAACTGTCTGCCAGGCTTGCCGGCAAGATGGTTGAAAAGCTTTCCCGCATAAGGCTCAGCGGGGCAGTCAAGTAGAAAACATCCGGGGCCATAGGCTCTAAGCGCTAAGTTATTTTTGCACCGGATGGACTGTGGAAGGTTTACTCAAAAAAATGAACATCGAACGTCCAACATCGAATGGTGAATGGGAAAAGATGAAGAAACAGAAATAGCCGTTGAAGGTTCGGTATTGGATATTCGTTTTTCATTCGACGTTGGACCTTCGATGTTCGATGTTCGACGTTCATCTTTCAAAACAATGAGGCCTAGCCATCTCACTTTGACTTGGCCTAAAGGACAAGGTTTTGCATTTTATATACGGAAAGGCGGTTGGGAAGAGATATGAAAAGCAAACTGAGCAAGAAAAAGGTGGAGGAACTAAGAAAACGGCTTGCCCGCAAACCACAACTGGTTTGGGATATTCTGGGGTCAGGGGACAAGAAGAGAGTCTTTGAGTTTGCCGAAAGGTACAAGGGCTTTCTTGACGCTGCCAAGACAGAACGCGAGGCTGTCCGTGCCATTGAGGTATTTGCCAAGAAGACGGGTTTCAAGGACATCACCAAGGTCCGGACCGGCAAAAAATTCTACAAGATCAACCAGCACAAGAACATTGCCCTGGCTGTCCTTGGCAAGGACCCAATTGGGTCAGGGATCAACCTTGTGGTATCTCACATCGATTCGCCACGACTCGATCTGAAACAAAACCCCCTCTATGAAGAAGTGGACTTGGTCTTTCTAAAGACCCATTACTACGGCGGTATCAAAAAATATCAGTGGCTCACCAGACCCTTAGCGATCCATGGCACTGTCATGAAACAAGACGGGAGTTCTCTTAACATGCGGATAGGTGAATCGGATAATGACCCTGTCTTTACCATAGCCGACATTCTGCCTCATCTTGCGCGAAAGATTCAGGCTGACAAAAAGGTGTCTGAGGCCTTTGAAGGAGAAAAATTAAATGTTCTCGCAGGAAGTCTGCCCATTGGAAACGATGAAACCAAAGAGCGGTTCAAGCTCGCCGTGCTCGAATACCTTTATTCAGCCTACGGCCTGATCGAAGAAGATCTGATGAGCGCTGAAATAGAAATCGTGCCGGCAGGGAAGGCCCGCGACGTAGGCTGGGACCGCGGGCTTATCGGCGCCTATGGCCAAGACGATCGCGTGTGCGCCTATGCCTCGCTTGAGGCCCTGTGCGAAGTAAACAGGCCTGCGAGAACTGCCGTTGCCATGTTCATGGACAAGGAAGAAATTGGCAGCGATGGAAGCACAGGGGCGAAGTCTCGTTTTCTGGAAGAATTTGTTGCAGATCTTGTTGAAACGACGGGCCAGGAGGCCACGGAAAAAGTGCTGAGGTCTTGTTTGACCAAATCAAAGGCCCTTTCTGCCGACGTGAACGCCGGCCTTGACCCGGACTTCCAAGAGGTCCATGAAAAGCGCAATGCAGCAAGGATCGGATACGGCGTCTGCATCACCAAGTTCACCGGTTCTGGTGGCAAATACGGTTCTAGTGACGCCAATGCTGAGTACCTGGTGGAAATTCGAAAGCTCTTCAACGACAACAAGGTCGTTTGGCAAACAGGCGAACTGGGGAAGGTGGATGAAGGTGGCGGCGGAACGATTGCCAAGTTCCTTGCCATATACGGCATGGAGGTCCTGGACTGCGGAACACCGATCCTTTCCATGCACTCCCCCTTTGAGATCGCAAGCAAGGGAGATATCTATATGACCTATAAGGCCTGCACCGCGTTTCTGAACAGCAAATAGGGCGGCTTGAGGTATCGGCAAGCTATGAAGACATACCTGGATTGTATTCCCTGTTTTTTCAAGCAGGCCCTTTTTGCCGCAAGAACAGCCATTGATGATGAGGCAAAGATCAAAGAAGTACTTGATAGGATAGGGCTGCTTGTATCGGAGATCCCTTTGGACAGCACACCGCCCGAAACAGGCAGGCAAGTCTACAGGACGGTCCGAGAGGTCACAGGGGTCGAAGACCCGTTCAAGGAACTGAAGAAAGAAAACATCGAGACTGCTCTAAAGCTTTATCCGGCGTTGAAACAAATTGTGCAGACGGCAGAAGACCCTCTGGAGACGGCCGTTAGGCTTGCCATTGCCGGGAATGTCATTGACTTTGGCGCCAACCCCGATTTTCAACTGGAACAAAACATCCAGGAAGTGCTTCACACAGAACCCGCTATTAACCATTACCAGGCATTTAAGGAAAAGCTTGGGCGTGCCCAAAATATCCTCTATCTGGGAGATAATGCCGGAGAGACTGTTTTTGACAAGATCTTGATTGAAACAATGGCCAAACCTGTCACTTATGCAGCCAGAGGAAGCCCGGTCATTAATGACGCCACTGCCCAGGATGCCATGGACAGTGGCCTGGACAAAGTTGCGTTAGTAGTATCATCAGGATGTGACGCTCCAGGCACTGTCCTTACGGCATGCTCGGATCAGTTCTTGGATTGTTTCAAAAAGGCAGACATGATTATCAGCAAAGGGCAGGGAAACTACGAAACACTCTCCAATGAAGAACGCCCCATATTCTATCTCCTCATGGCCAAGTGCCCGATCATTGCCAGGGACCTTGGTGTTAAGGTGAGAGACACGGTGATCAAATCTTGACGGCTT is a window encoding:
- a CDS encoding D-tyrosyl-tRNA(Tyr) deacylase, whose protein sequence is MLAVIQRVTAAEVRIDDKIVGQIGPGLLVLLGVSRSDDEKDADYLSDKIVHLRILEDEEGKMNRSLIETGGEIMVVSQFTLLGDCRKGRRPSFVEAAPAKTAEGLYKYFVGQLKSKGTPVATGRFQAKMAVSLVNN
- a CDS encoding aminopeptidase translates to MKSKLSKKKVEELRKRLARKPQLVWDILGSGDKKRVFEFAERYKGFLDAAKTEREAVRAIEVFAKKTGFKDITKVRTGKKFYKINQHKNIALAVLGKDPIGSGINLVVSHIDSPRLDLKQNPLYEEVDLVFLKTHYYGGIKKYQWLTRPLAIHGTVMKQDGSSLNMRIGESDNDPVFTIADILPHLARKIQADKKVSEAFEGEKLNVLAGSLPIGNDETKERFKLAVLEYLYSAYGLIEEDLMSAEIEIVPAGKARDVGWDRGLIGAYGQDDRVCAYASLEALCEVNRPARTAVAMFMDKEEIGSDGSTGAKSRFLEEFVADLVETTGQEATEKVLRSCLTKSKALSADVNAGLDPDFQEVHEKRNAARIGYGVCITKFTGSGGKYGSSDANAEYLVEIRKLFNDNKVVWQTGELGKVDEGGGGTIAKFLAIYGMEVLDCGTPILSMHSPFEIASKGDIYMTYKACTAFLNSK
- a CDS encoding DUF89 family protein; protein product: MKTYLDCIPCFFKQALFAARTAIDDEAKIKEVLDRIGLLVSEIPLDSTPPETGRQVYRTVREVTGVEDPFKELKKENIETALKLYPALKQIVQTAEDPLETAVRLAIAGNVIDFGANPDFQLEQNIQEVLHTEPAINHYQAFKEKLGRAQNILYLGDNAGETVFDKILIETMAKPVTYAARGSPVINDATAQDAMDSGLDKVALVVSSGCDAPGTVLTACSDQFLDCFKKADMIISKGQGNYETLSNEERPIFYLLMAKCPIIARDLGVKVRDTVIKS